The following are from one region of the Salvelinus alpinus chromosome 16, SLU_Salpinus.1, whole genome shotgun sequence genome:
- the LOC139541319 gene encoding putative nuclease HARBI1, which yields MLIQVKAPVQQQQHMMETMMRRRPSLWIPEGMSGAFLYSVGDAEQLNKATICRTIRSVCLAIKALADVFISFPGHRRLCDIKEEFYRIAGFPNVIGAVDCTHIRIKAPSGAHEADFVNRKSFHSINVQMVCNADCVISNVVAKWPGSVHDSRIFRASEIYQCLSQGEFSGVLLGDRGYGCQPFLLTPFTDPQEAQQAYNHAHARTRARVEMTFGLLKARFHCLHKLRVSPVRACDITVACAVLHNVACLRKERAPRVPPAMDWDNPAIFPDDDSGRLLRDQYVLNYFS from the exons atgctgatcca ggtgaaggccccagtgcagcagcaacagcacatgatggagacgatgatgaggaggagaccatctctctggattccagaaggcatgag tggagccttcctgtactcagtgggggatgcagaacagctgaacaaggccacaatttgccgcacaataaggagtgtgtgtctggctatcaaagcattagcagatgtcttcatctccttccctggccacagaagactctgtgacatcaaagaggagttctataggattgcag gtttccccaatgtcattggtgcagtggactgcacacacataaggataaaagccccctcaggtgcccatgaggccgattttgtgaataggaaatcctttcacagcattaatgttcag atggtctgcaatgctgactgtgtgatcagcaatgttgtggcaaaatggcctggctcagtccatgactccagaatctttcgggcctctgaaatctatcagtgcctatcacaag gtgaattctctggtgtgttgctgggagacagggggtatggctgccagccttttctcctgacacctttcacagacccccaggaagcacagcaggcctacaaccatgcccatgccaggaccagggccagagttgaaatgacctttggcctcctgaaggcacgctttcactgccttcacaaattaagggtcagccctgttagggcatgtgatattactgtggcttgtgctgtcctccacaatgtggcctgcctgaggaaggagagggcccccagagtgccaccagccatggactgggacaatccggcaatcttccctgatgacgacagtggtcggctgctgagggaccaatatgtgttgaattattttagttag